In the genome of Candidatus Lernaella stagnicola, one region contains:
- the carA gene encoding glutamine-hydrolyzing carbamoyl-phosphate synthase small subunit yields MTQRNRALLVLADGRAFPGYAVGRIGEAIGEVVFNTSMMGYQEILTDPSYAGQIVTMTYPLIGNYGINAEDIEARRIHLRGFVVREASGTPSNWRGGMTLDAYLRDAGVVGIEGIDTRALTKHIREAGAQMGVISTEDLDAASLARKAAAAPPLEGRDLVREVTTDAPYTWNEETWTREGGYGKGNRRGRYRVVAYDYGIKLNILRNLISAGCRVEVVPAGTPAADVLAKKPDGVFLSNGPGDPAAVDYAIDIARELLGKVPIFGICLGHQILCLALGGTTYKLKYGHHGGNQPVMDLTTEKVEITAQNHGFAVDLKSMGGDMECTHLNLNDRTVEGMAHKKLPVFSVQYHPEASPGPHDAQYLFARFVEMMKANKSKK; encoded by the coding sequence ATGACCCAACGCAACCGTGCCTTACTGGTATTGGCCGATGGTCGCGCCTTTCCCGGTTATGCCGTCGGCCGAATCGGCGAGGCGATCGGCGAGGTGGTCTTCAATACTTCCATGATGGGCTACCAGGAGATCCTCACCGATCCATCCTATGCCGGGCAGATCGTTACCATGACCTACCCGCTGATCGGCAACTACGGAATCAACGCCGAGGACATCGAGGCCCGGCGGATTCATCTGCGGGGTTTTGTGGTTCGCGAGGCCAGCGGCACGCCCAGCAACTGGCGCGGCGGTATGACCTTGGACGCCTATCTGCGCGACGCCGGCGTCGTGGGTATCGAAGGCATCGACACGCGCGCCCTGACCAAGCATATCCGCGAAGCGGGCGCGCAGATGGGCGTGATTTCCACCGAGGATCTCGACGCCGCGTCCCTGGCGCGCAAAGCCGCCGCGGCGCCGCCGTTGGAAGGCCGCGACCTGGTGCGTGAGGTGACGACAGACGCGCCTTACACCTGGAACGAGGAAACCTGGACGCGAGAGGGCGGTTACGGAAAGGGGAACCGGCGCGGTCGGTACCGCGTCGTTGCGTACGACTACGGCATCAAGCTCAACATTTTGCGCAACTTGATTTCGGCAGGCTGTCGGGTCGAGGTTGTCCCGGCCGGGACGCCCGCCGCCGACGTGCTGGCCAAGAAGCCCGACGGCGTGTTTTTGTCCAACGGACCCGGCGATCCGGCCGCGGTCGACTACGCCATCGACATTGCGCGGGAACTGCTGGGTAAAGTACCGATATTCGGCATCTGCCTCGGGCACCAGATTCTCTGTCTGGCGCTGGGCGGTACGACCTACAAACTCAAGTACGGTCACCACGGCGGCAACCAGCCGGTGATGGACTTGACGACCGAGAAAGTGGAAATCACCGCGCAGAACCACGGTTTCGCGGTGGATCTGAAGTCGATGGGCGGCGATATGGAATGCACGCATTTGAATTTGAACGACCGCACCGTCGAGGGTATGGCGCACAAGAAGCTGCCGGTGTTTTCGGTGCAGTACCACCCGGAGGCATCGCCCGGTCCGCATGACGCGCAATATCTGTTCGCCCGTTTCGTCGAAATGATGAAGGCCAATAAGAGCAAGAAATAA